In the genome of Erpetoichthys calabaricus chromosome 18, fErpCal1.3, whole genome shotgun sequence, the window GTGAGAATTTGGAACTTCACTGGAAGTGAAAAGCCTGTTTGGTGTACAGAGctaactttagaaaaaaaaatcatagaaacaGTGAAACAATCTTTGTTTAGAATAGCAAGTCTGTAATCTAAAGAAATGTACTGAAATCTGGCAGATGGCCATACACAGAAAATGCAAGATAATCAGGGGATGGTTCCTAAAAAGCACTGTtcaaaagcaaaattcaaagcaTTAAAATCAAAGCATCAAGAATTAGAAACAGTCGGATACAAAAGGAACTTATTGCAGTAGCCCTTTTACACACTGTACACACAGACTAACATCTCCATTTGAGTTCCCCCTTTTTACaacccctgcttctcccatcatgTGACTGCTATGTAATTAGTATTGCATACCAACAGACACACATTGGAGGAGCTGGGTAAGTAGTAGGCGAAAACAATGGCTAGCAGCAGAGctcttttattaattaaaaaatgctcTAAAAATCTAAAACCAATgccaaatgtttcattttggaacatACTCTTTTTAAATCCAAGAAAATGAAAACTACTACGAAGGTTATTGGAAAGGAGGAAAAAAGCATGGCCCTGGCAAGTTTTTCTACTTTGACAAAGGCCAGGTGTATGAAGGAATATGGGTGGAGGACATCCCCAAGTGTGGAACCATCAGAGACTTTCAGCGACATGTGGCCACTGATCCACCCCAGTACCCAGTACCACAGGTATATATAAGCAGTCTTTGGTTGCGTCAGTTGTATAGACAAGAGTCAATTACATGTCACTTACTTTGAGTGTCTTCCTGTACTGATATCTGGTCCCGTTTTCACATACAAAACCCATGCATGGTAATATAATTCTATAAGACTTGATTTAAGTAAGAGGGGTAGTGCAAATGGGACTTTATTTGAATAACTGGATAAATCCTGGCTAAACCCTAAGCAGATAACTACCTAAATACTTCAAAAAAGTGCAGAGATATTTCTTAGCTTAATTAAGCtataaattatattgaaaaataactatGGGAGTGAAGAATTCAGTGGTAGTAGTAAAAGATTTTTGGCAGCCTAGTACCCGCTCTTCAGAACAAGCAGTGTATTGTATTTTCAGCAGAATCGTGTGTATTATGGTACAATGTaacgcattacagtaatctaatcaCATTTTCTAGTAACAGCTTCTCTTTAAATTTTTGCAATCACATTAAAGTTTCTGACTTAGCTAGAACTGTGTTTCTTGCatcacataaaaaatatatgaatgtcATTAAGGGAAGGAATTCCTTCTTACATAATGTGCAA includes:
- the LOC114668500 gene encoding MORN repeat-containing protein 3-like; this encodes MYFRDGSIYEGEWLKDKQDGQGMHLLKNENYYEGYWKGGKKHGPGKFFYFDKGQVYEGIWVEDIPKCGTIRDFQRHVATDPPQYPVPQVYLADTCAVLKEAQSTFFPGSS